The Tachyglossus aculeatus isolate mTacAcu1 chromosome 7, mTacAcu1.pri, whole genome shotgun sequence genome includes a region encoding these proteins:
- the PPIL3 gene encoding peptidyl-prolyl cis-trans isomerase-like 3 — MSVTLHTDVGDIKIEVFCERTPKSCENFLALCASSYYNGCVFHRNIKGFMVQTGDPTGSGKGGSSIWGRKFEDEYSEYLKHSVRGVVSMANNGPNTNGSQFFITYGKQPHLDMKYTVFGKVIDGLETLDELEKLPVNEKTFRPLNDVHIKDVTIHANPFAQ, encoded by the exons TCGGTGACCCTGCACACGGACGTTGGGGACATCAAAATCGAGGTCTTCTGCGAGCGCACACCCAAGTCGTGCGAG AATTTCTTGGCTCTCTGTGCCAGCAGTTACTACAATGGCTGCGTATTTCACCGAAACATCAAGGGCTTCATGGTGCAAACCGGGGACCCGACAG GATCTGGGAAAGGAGGCAGCAGTATCTGGGGGAGGAAATTTGAGGACGAATACAGTGAATACTTGAAG CACAGCGTCCGAGGCGTCGTGTCCATGGCCAACAACGGCCCCAACACCAACGGCTCCCAGTTCTTCATCACCTACGGCAAGCAGCCCCACCTGGACATGAAGTACACCGTCTTCGGCAA GGTAATCGACGGTTTGGAAACGCTGGATGAACTGGAGAAGCTCCCGGTCAACGAGAAGACCTTCCGGCCTCTCAACGACGTGCACATCAAGGACGTCACCATTCACGCCAACCCGTTCGCTCAGTAG